The following proteins are encoded in a genomic region of Actinomadura sp. NAK00032:
- a CDS encoding NAD(P)-dependent oxidoreductase, with translation MNAPVTVIGLGPMGATMARTFLKNGHPTTLWNRTASKAAPLVEAGATLAPTAAEAVAASELVVVSQTDYPAMYDSLDGVDLKGRVVVNLSSGSPDELRRASEWASSNGGALVTGGIMVPPPGIGQPGSYVFYSGPEEELDRHRETLGELGDVTFVGTDPGLAMLYYQSQLFLFWSTLTAYMHAIALLETAGVSARQFLPFAATTLRELAADGPMGFLKILAEEIEAGAYPGEANSLRMQAVGADHVVEAAREAGIDTAWPLALRDLFWRAVDGGHGADGLASVVTAIRRRP, from the coding sequence GTGAACGCTCCAGTGACGGTCATCGGCCTCGGGCCCATGGGCGCGACGATGGCCAGGACGTTCCTCAAGAACGGCCACCCGACCACGCTCTGGAACCGGACCGCGTCCAAGGCGGCCCCCTTGGTCGAGGCAGGCGCGACCCTGGCCCCGACTGCGGCCGAAGCGGTCGCGGCGTCCGAGCTGGTCGTCGTCAGCCAGACCGACTACCCGGCGATGTACGACTCCCTGGACGGCGTCGACCTCAAGGGGCGCGTCGTCGTCAACCTCAGCTCTGGCAGCCCTGACGAACTGCGCCGCGCGAGCGAATGGGCGTCCTCGAACGGCGGCGCCCTGGTGACCGGCGGCATCATGGTGCCTCCGCCGGGCATCGGTCAGCCGGGTTCGTACGTCTTCTACAGCGGCCCAGAGGAAGAACTGGACCGCCACAGGGAAACCCTTGGCGAGCTGGGCGACGTCACGTTCGTGGGCACCGATCCCGGTCTGGCGATGCTGTACTACCAGTCCCAGCTGTTCCTGTTCTGGTCGACGCTGACCGCCTACATGCACGCCATCGCCCTGCTGGAGACCGCGGGCGTCTCGGCCCGGCAGTTCCTGCCGTTCGCCGCCACGACCCTGCGCGAGCTGGCCGCGGACGGCCCCATGGGCTTCCTGAAGATCCTCGCCGAGGAGATCGAGGCCGGCGCCTACCCGGGCGAGGCGAACAGCCTCCGGATGCAGGCGGTCGGCGCCGACCACGTCGTCGAGGCGGCGCGGGAGGCCGGGATCGACACCGCCTGGCCCCTCGCGCTCCGGGACCTGTTCTGGCGCGCCGTGGACGGCGGCCACGGTGCCGACGGCCTCGCCTCGGTCGTCACCGCGATCCGGCGCCGTCCGTGA
- a CDS encoding cell wall metabolism sensor histidine kinase WalK has protein sequence MTTERRERARRWRARLLFSVRGRATVLTVVVAAFVLAVVFVLLMLLARDWARNRVSDNAQRTAERIAFDIATGANRGDLTVRPGEAPLVQVVTPDGRVAAASAAVRGRPALVRAELRRHVLLLDERACPRFRDGCVWAFGMRLRESPWGRGAMVVAAAPMPTLLNVWLLPLGIALVLTVLLALIAWWTWHTVGRTLVPIDRLRTELTAVGAHGLDRRVPVPGTFGEIQALAETVNATLARLEEASDRERRFVSDASHDLRNPITGLQTRLEVALDEPDDYPWKPLVRSALGDVRRLNDIVVDLLELSRLDARTPRPLERVDLAELVRREVARRDDRVPVETRLAPGAVVTANTVRLGRVLGNLLNNAERHAESRIRVTVDRDAGDAVLEVLDDGAGIPPESRERVFERFARLAESRARDPQGTGLGLPIAREIAEIYGGTLRVADSPRGARFVLRLPLVTDGAGSR, from the coding sequence GTGACGACGGAGAGGCGGGAACGCGCCCGCCGGTGGCGAGCGCGCCTGCTCTTCTCGGTGCGCGGGCGCGCGACCGTCCTCACCGTGGTGGTGGCCGCGTTCGTCCTGGCCGTGGTGTTCGTCCTGCTGATGCTCCTCGCCCGCGACTGGGCGCGGAACCGGGTCTCGGACAACGCGCAGCGCACCGCCGAGCGGATCGCGTTCGACATCGCCACGGGCGCGAACCGCGGCGACCTCACCGTCCGTCCCGGCGAGGCGCCGCTGGTGCAGGTCGTGACCCCGGACGGGCGCGTGGCGGCGGCGAGCGCGGCCGTCCGGGGGCGGCCGGCGCTGGTGCGGGCCGAGCTGCGGCGGCACGTCCTGCTCCTCGACGAGCGCGCCTGCCCGCGGTTCCGCGACGGCTGCGTGTGGGCGTTCGGCATGCGCCTGCGGGAGTCGCCGTGGGGGCGGGGCGCGATGGTCGTCGCGGCGGCGCCGATGCCGACCCTGCTGAACGTGTGGCTGCTGCCGCTCGGCATCGCCCTCGTCCTCACCGTGCTCCTCGCCCTGATCGCCTGGTGGACGTGGCACACGGTGGGCCGGACGCTGGTCCCGATCGACCGGCTGCGCACCGAGCTCACCGCCGTCGGCGCCCACGGCCTGGACCGGCGGGTCCCCGTCCCGGGGACGTTCGGCGAGATCCAGGCGCTCGCCGAGACGGTCAACGCCACGCTCGCGCGGCTGGAGGAGGCGTCCGACCGGGAGCGCCGGTTCGTCTCGGACGCCTCGCACGACCTGCGCAACCCGATCACCGGGCTCCAGACGCGGCTGGAGGTCGCGCTGGACGAACCGGACGACTACCCGTGGAAGCCGCTGGTGCGGTCGGCCCTCGGCGACGTGCGGCGGCTGAACGACATCGTCGTCGACCTGCTGGAGCTGTCCCGCCTGGACGCCCGCACCCCGCGCCCCCTCGAACGCGTCGACCTCGCCGAACTGGTCCGCCGCGAGGTGGCCCGGCGCGACGACCGCGTCCCGGTCGAGACCCGGCTGGCGCCGGGCGCCGTCGTCACGGCGAACACGGTGCGGCTCGGCCGGGTGCTCGGCAACCTGCTGAACAACGCCGAACGGCACGCCGAGTCGCGCATCCGCGTCACCGTGGACCGCGACGCCGGCGACGCCGTTCTGGAGGTGCTGGACGACGGCGCCGGCATCCCGCCGGAGTCGCGCGAACGGGTCTTCGAGCGGTTCGCGCGGCTCGCGGAGTCGCGCGCCCGCGACCCGCAGGGCACCGGGCTCGGCCTGCCCATCGCCCGCGAGATCGCCGAGATCTACGGCGGCACGCTGCGCGTCGCCGACAGCCCCCGCGGCGCCCGCTTCGTCCTGCGGCTCCCGCTCGTCACGGACGGCGCCGGATCGCGGTGA
- a CDS encoding ATP-binding protein, protein MGAVTLPGVRRSVGVARGFVRDAAGALPAVDDLVLVVSELVANAVTHTASGLAGGRVTVVLAAGDGLVRLEVADDGAAGGRPHVRDETGAETGRGMRIVAALSARWGFRADGPRTVVWAEFSAPVPAARGRDGGGG, encoded by the coding sequence ATGGGCGCGGTCACGCTGCCGGGGGTGCGGCGGTCGGTCGGGGTCGCGCGGGGCTTCGTCCGGGACGCGGCGGGCGCCCTTCCCGCGGTGGACGACCTGGTGCTGGTGGTGAGCGAGCTGGTCGCGAACGCGGTCACGCACACGGCGTCGGGGCTGGCGGGAGGACGGGTGACGGTCGTCCTCGCGGCGGGGGACGGGCTGGTCCGGCTGGAGGTCGCCGACGACGGCGCGGCGGGCGGCCGGCCGCACGTGCGGGACGAGACCGGGGCCGAGACGGGCCGGGGGATGCGGATCGTGGCGGCGCTGTCGGCGCGGTGGGGGTTCCGCGCGGACGGGCCGCGGACGGTGGTGTGGGCGGAGTTTTCCGCCCCCGTCCCGGCCGCGCGGGGCCGGGACGGGGGCGGGGGATGA
- a CDS encoding LCP family protein has translation MKLLAWLAVAVAVVMVTGSLSAYGYYWKLQNAVQHEDVDKLLGGDRPKKLNSARNIMVMGSDTRAGDNAKYGRGLRNKPPASDTMLLLHLSPGGGQALAVSFPRDLMVPIPTCTRKDGTKAPGKSVAMLNEAMAHAGPTCTVKTIEQLTKIHIDHFVQVDFVGFKRIATAVGGVPVCVLGDVHDKDSGLNLTKGEHRLKGEEALAYVRSRKGFGDKSDTARIKRQQHFFGALAKEAMSAGVLTDPGRLNELLKATAESLTTDKKLTASEMLKIAQGMRELSAGKLRFVTVPSGAYPLDKNRVALAHPASDEFFASIRNDKVVPPQNESKAPKPSARPGKVRVLNASGVEGRAAQVAAQLRDEGWQVTGVGNLSTGTRATYVRYGTGAEPQARALAALLPGAKVAPRTKTPAGAVDLVIGTGFTQIRTSGGIPVQRGESRASDTVCEKVA, from the coding sequence ATGAAGTTGCTGGCTTGGCTCGCCGTCGCGGTGGCGGTGGTGATGGTGACGGGCAGCCTGTCCGCGTACGGGTACTACTGGAAGCTGCAGAACGCGGTCCAGCACGAGGACGTGGACAAGCTGCTCGGCGGCGACCGCCCGAAGAAGCTGAACAGCGCGCGCAACATCATGGTGATGGGGTCCGATACGCGCGCGGGCGACAACGCCAAGTACGGGCGGGGCCTGCGGAACAAGCCGCCGGCGTCCGACACGATGCTGCTGCTGCACCTGTCGCCGGGCGGCGGGCAGGCGCTGGCCGTCAGCTTCCCGCGCGACCTGATGGTCCCCATACCGACGTGCACCCGCAAGGACGGGACGAAGGCGCCGGGCAAGAGCGTCGCCATGCTGAACGAGGCGATGGCCCACGCGGGGCCCACCTGCACGGTGAAGACCATCGAGCAGCTCACGAAAATCCACATCGACCACTTCGTGCAGGTCGACTTCGTCGGGTTCAAGCGGATCGCCACCGCGGTCGGCGGCGTCCCCGTGTGCGTCTTGGGCGACGTCCACGACAAGGACTCCGGGCTCAACCTCACCAAGGGCGAGCACAGGCTGAAGGGCGAGGAGGCCCTCGCGTACGTGCGCAGCCGCAAGGGGTTCGGCGACAAGAGCGACACCGCGCGCATCAAGCGGCAGCAGCACTTCTTCGGTGCGCTGGCCAAGGAGGCGATGAGCGCGGGCGTCCTCACCGACCCGGGGCGGCTGAACGAGCTGCTCAAGGCCACGGCGGAGTCGCTGACGACGGACAAGAAGCTGACCGCCTCGGAGATGCTGAAGATCGCGCAGGGCATGCGCGAGCTGAGCGCCGGCAAGCTCCGCTTCGTGACCGTGCCGTCGGGCGCCTACCCGCTGGACAAGAACCGCGTGGCGCTGGCCCACCCGGCGTCCGACGAGTTCTTCGCGTCGATCCGCAACGACAAGGTCGTGCCCCCGCAGAACGAGTCGAAGGCACCGAAGCCGAGCGCGCGGCCGGGGAAGGTGCGGGTGCTCAACGCGTCCGGCGTGGAGGGGCGGGCCGCGCAGGTCGCGGCGCAGCTCCGGGACGAGGGCTGGCAGGTGACCGGGGTCGGCAACCTGTCGACCGGGACGCGGGCGACCTACGTCCGGTATGGGACGGGCGCGGAGCCGCAGGCGCGCGCGCTCGCCGCGCTTCTGCCGGGCGCCAAGGTCGCACCGCGAACGAAGACGCCGGCCGGTGCCGTCGACCTCGTCATCGGAACCGGTTTCACCCAGATCCGGACGTCCGGCGGCATTCCCGTCCAGCGCGGGGAGAGCCGGGCCAGCGACACCGTGTGCGAGAAGGTGGCGTGA
- a CDS encoding GlxA family transcriptional regulator translates to MRVAFVIYDGFQVLDLAGPHEVFQHAGRYDCLVAAPRPGPVRSSGGLPVHAGLGIGDLAPGSVDTLVVAGGTGVDRAREDTALVRWVAQAAATARRVASVCSGALLLAEAGVLDGRRVTTHWSRARQLGTEYPRLDVDCDPIFIRDGNVWTSAGVTAGMDLALAMVEDDHGRDAAHAVARELVMFLRRPGSQSQFSVPLWSAQPATDPIRAAVSSVQADPGARHTIADLAERSGLSARHLQRRFTAEVGVPPAAYVERIRIEAAQRALVEGDEPVETLARRLGFGTGETLRRAFHRHVGVAPSDYRDRFRGTREYA, encoded by the coding sequence ATGCGCGTCGCGTTCGTGATCTATGACGGGTTCCAGGTCCTGGACCTGGCGGGGCCGCACGAGGTGTTCCAGCACGCCGGGCGGTACGACTGCCTGGTCGCCGCGCCGCGGCCGGGCCCGGTGCGGTCGTCCGGCGGGCTGCCGGTGCACGCGGGCCTCGGCATCGGCGACCTGGCGCCGGGGAGCGTCGACACGCTCGTCGTGGCCGGCGGTACCGGGGTCGACCGGGCACGGGAGGACACGGCGCTCGTGCGCTGGGTCGCGCAGGCCGCGGCGACCGCGCGGCGGGTCGCGTCCGTGTGCAGCGGCGCGCTGCTGCTCGCCGAGGCCGGCGTGCTGGACGGGCGCCGCGTCACCACGCACTGGAGCCGCGCGCGGCAGCTCGGGACGGAGTACCCGCGGCTCGACGTCGACTGCGACCCGATCTTCATCCGGGACGGGAACGTCTGGACGTCCGCCGGCGTCACGGCCGGGATGGACCTGGCCCTCGCCATGGTGGAGGACGACCACGGCCGGGACGCGGCGCACGCGGTGGCGCGGGAGCTGGTGATGTTCCTGCGGCGGCCGGGCAGCCAGTCGCAGTTCAGCGTCCCGCTGTGGTCGGCGCAGCCCGCGACGGACCCGATCCGGGCGGCGGTGTCGTCCGTCCAGGCCGATCCGGGCGCCCGGCACACGATCGCCGACCTGGCCGAGCGCTCCGGGCTCAGCGCGCGGCACCTGCAGCGCAGGTTCACCGCCGAGGTGGGCGTGCCGCCCGCCGCGTACGTCGAGCGGATCCGGATCGAGGCGGCGCAGCGGGCGCTGGTGGAGGGCGACGAGCCCGTGGAGACGCTGGCCCGGCGGCTCGGCTTCGGAACGGGCGAGACGCTGCGCAGGGCGTTCCACCGGCATGTCGGCGTCGCGCCGTCCGACTACAGGGACCGATTCAGAGGGACGAGGGAGTACGCATGA
- a CDS encoding DJ-1/PfpI family protein: protein MTTYGLLLFEDAEELDFAGPWEVFTASAMVRDQGDEAFFVAERTEPVRCAKGMRVVPDRALDDHPKLDVLLVPGGRGARVTQPHNPSVTGWIARTAEQADWVASVCTGAFLLHAAGPAKGRRVATHWAYEDELDGLGDVTVVRDARYVVDGDLITSQGVSAGIDMALWLIGRIHGRDHARTVRRYLQYEPAPPYLADEPV from the coding sequence ATGACCACGTACGGGCTGCTGTTGTTCGAGGACGCGGAGGAACTCGACTTCGCGGGGCCGTGGGAGGTGTTCACGGCGTCGGCGATGGTGCGCGACCAAGGCGATGAGGCGTTCTTCGTCGCCGAGCGGACGGAACCGGTGCGCTGTGCCAAGGGAATGAGGGTCGTGCCGGACCGCGCTCTGGACGACCACCCGAAGCTGGACGTCCTCCTAGTCCCCGGTGGACGTGGCGCAAGGGTGACCCAGCCGCACAACCCGTCCGTGACGGGCTGGATAGCGCGGACCGCCGAACAGGCCGACTGGGTCGCGAGCGTCTGCACCGGCGCGTTCCTGCTGCATGCGGCAGGCCCGGCCAAGGGACGAAGGGTCGCCACCCACTGGGCCTATGAGGACGAGCTGGACGGGCTCGGTGACGTGACGGTCGTACGCGACGCTCGCTACGTGGTGGACGGCGACCTCATCACCAGCCAGGGCGTCTCCGCGGGCATCGACATGGCGCTGTGGCTGATCGGCCGCATCCACGGCCGCGACCACGCGCGGACGGTGCGCCGCTACCTCCAGTACGAGCCCGCGCCGCCGTACCTGGCCGACGAACCCGTCTGA